A genomic region of Larus michahellis chromosome 21, bLarMic1.1, whole genome shotgun sequence contains the following coding sequences:
- the KLHDC8A gene encoding kelch domain-containing protein 8A, which translates to MELANTKDFQWKTLAPLPSRRVYSTLVEAGGQVFAIGGCDDNGVPMDCFEVYSPEADQWTSLPPMPTARAGVAVATLGKRIMVIGGVGVNQMPLKIVEMYNIDEGKWKKRNSLREAAMGISVTAKDYRVYAAGGMGSDLRPHNYLQHYDMLKDIWVSLAAMPTPRYAATSFLRGTKIYVLGGRQSKYAINAFEVFDTETRSWTKFPNIPNKRAFSSFVPTEDKLFSLGGLRQGRLYRQPKFMRTVDMFDIEQGGWMKMERSFYLKKRRADFVAGYLKGRVVVAGGLGNQPTVLESAEAFHPEKNKWESLPPMPTPRCACSSIVVRNCLLAVGGVSQGLSDAVEALCLSDS; encoded by the exons ATGGAGCTGGCTAATACCAAAgacttccagtggaaaaccctcgCCCCGCTCCCGAGCCGCCGGGTCTACTCGACCTTGGTGGAAGCCGGCGGGCAGGTGTTCGCCATCGGGGGCTGCGATGACAACGGTGTCCCCATGGACTGCTTCGAGGTCTACTCCCCCGAGGCCGACCAGTGGACCTCGCTGCCCCCCATGCCCACGGCCCGGGCAGGGGTGGCCGTGGCCACCTTGGGCAAGAGGATCATGGTGATAGGAGGGGTCGGAGTGAATCAGATGCCGCTGAAGATAGTGGAGATGTACAACATAGATGAGGGCAAGTGGAAGAAGAGGAACTCGCTGAGAGAGGCTGCCATGGGCATCTCGGTGACGGCAAAAG ACTACAGAGTCTACGCAGCTGGTGGGATGGGATCTGACCTGCGGCCGCACAACTACCTGCAGCACTACGACATGCTCAAGGACATCTGGGTGTCGCTGGCGGCCATGCCCACACCCCGGTACGCTGCCACGTCCTTCCTGCGAGGCACCAAGATCTACGTGCTGG GTGGAAGGCAGTCCAAGTACGCTATCAATGCCTTCGAGGTCTTTGACACAGAGACCAGGTCGTGGACCAAGTTTCCCAACATCCCCAACAAAAGGGCCTTCTCCAGCTTCGTGCCCACAGAAGACAAACTCTTCAGCCTCGGGGGCCTGCGGCAGGGACGGCTCTACCGGCAGCCCAAGTTCATGAGGACCGTGGACATGTTTGACATAGAACAAG GTGGCTGGATGAAGATGGAGCGCTCCTTCTACCTGAAGAAAAGGCGAGCAGACTTCGTGGCTGGCTACCTGAAAGGCAGAGTCGTCGTGGCTGGGGGACTCG gaaaCCAGCCGACTGTCCTGGAGTCTGCGGAGGCTTTCCACCCCGAGAAGAACAAGTGGGAGAGCCTgccccccatgcccaccccacgCTGCGCCTGCTCCAGCATCGTGGTGCGGAACTGCCTGCTGGCCGTCGGCGGGGTGAGCCAGGGCCTGAGCGACGCCGTGGAGGCCCTGTGCCTCTCCGATTCCTAG